One Alicyclobacillus acidoterrestris DNA window includes the following coding sequences:
- the leuB gene encoding 3-isopropylmalate dehydrogenase, producing MTRHITILPGDGIGPEVTKEARRLLEEVAQTLGETWTLEEALIGGAAYDQTGHPLPPETIAKCKASDAVLLGAVGGPKWDHLPGDVRPEAGLLGIRKQLGVFANLRPIRTWPGLLLASPLKPELLDGVDMVIVRELTGGLYFGEPKQRLDGGNAVVDTLHYTRHEIERVVRQAFEIAQNRRKKVTSVDKANVLESSRMWREIVQETAAAFPDVTVEPILVDSAAMQLIQRPNQFDVVVTENMFGDILSDEAAVLTGSIGMLPSASLGSGGPGLYEPVHGSAPDIAGQGIANPLAGFLSVAMLLRHSLGLEAAATAIEDAVLATIEAGHRTRDLAGHDSEPVGTEEMSALVRHEVQRRLNG from the coding sequence ATGACCAGACACATTACCATTTTACCTGGAGATGGCATTGGGCCAGAAGTGACAAAGGAGGCTCGGCGCCTGCTGGAGGAGGTGGCGCAGACACTCGGCGAGACATGGACATTGGAGGAAGCGCTGATTGGCGGCGCGGCGTATGATCAGACGGGTCATCCGCTACCACCCGAGACCATCGCGAAGTGCAAAGCGTCTGACGCAGTCTTGCTTGGGGCCGTCGGTGGTCCAAAGTGGGATCACCTGCCTGGCGACGTTCGCCCGGAAGCGGGATTGCTCGGCATTCGCAAGCAGTTAGGCGTATTTGCAAACCTGCGGCCGATTCGCACATGGCCCGGGTTGCTGCTTGCATCCCCGCTCAAGCCAGAGTTGCTCGACGGCGTCGACATGGTGATTGTTCGAGAACTGACTGGCGGATTGTACTTTGGTGAACCGAAGCAGCGACTGGACGGTGGGAATGCAGTGGTCGACACGCTGCATTACACGCGGCACGAAATTGAGCGCGTGGTGCGCCAGGCGTTTGAAATCGCTCAGAACAGGCGGAAGAAAGTGACTTCTGTCGACAAGGCGAACGTGCTCGAGTCGAGTCGGATGTGGCGCGAAATTGTGCAGGAGACTGCCGCAGCTTTCCCGGATGTGACCGTCGAGCCCATCTTGGTGGACAGTGCCGCGATGCAGTTAATTCAGCGACCCAATCAGTTTGACGTCGTCGTCACCGAGAATATGTTTGGGGACATTTTGAGCGATGAAGCGGCTGTGTTGACCGGATCTATCGGCATGCTCCCATCGGCCAGCCTGGGCAGTGGTGGACCGGGGCTTTATGAGCCGGTACACGGATCAGCCCCAGACATCGCAGGGCAAGGGATTGCGAATCCGCTAGCGGGCTTTTTATCTGTGGCGATGCTGCTGCGCCATTCGCTAGGGCTAGAAGCGGCGGCAACCGCAATCGAGGATGCTGTGCTCGCGACGATTGAGGCTGGACATCGTACACGGGATTTGGCTGGGCACGACTCAGAACCTGTCGGCACAGAAGAAATGAGCGCATTAGTTCGCCACGAGGTGCAGAGGAGGCTGAACGGATAA